In the genome of Doryrhamphus excisus isolate RoL2022-K1 chromosome 11, RoL_Dexc_1.0, whole genome shotgun sequence, one region contains:
- the bsx gene encoding brain-specific homeobox protein homolog: MSMNYPSAAPTQRSTSFFIEDILLHKPKPLRDVIPSPFCGSLASRMPILEYGYPLVPTPILAPHPHHPLHKAEHHQYFFTSGMQIPGLFQHHADLPGKHCRRRKARTVFSDSQLSGLEKRFEIQRYLSTPERVELATALSLSETQVKTWFQNRRMKHKKQLRKAQDERRSADNSSENELAEKSAEELQRPLEQDTYLLEENDDDVDIEDDICSPDHLL, translated from the exons ATGAGCATGAACTACCCATCAGCGGCGCCGACGCAGAGGTCGACATCATTTTTCATAGAGGACATTTTGCTTCACAAACCCAAGCCGCTGAGAGACGTCATTCCCTCGCCTTTCTGCGGCTCTCTGGCCTCCCGGATGCCGATCCTGGAGTACGGATACCCGCTGGTGCCAACGCCGATACTGGCCCCGCATCCGCACCACCCGCTCCACAAAGCAGAGCATCACCAGTACTTCTTTACATCCG GCATGCAGATACCGGGCTTGTTCCAGCACCACGCAGACTTACCGGGCAAGCACTGCAGACGCAGGAAGGCCAGGACGGTTTTCTCAGACTCGCAGCTCTCCGGCCTGGAGAAAAGGTTCGAAATCCAACGCTACTTATCCACGCCGGAGAGAGTGGAACTTGCAACCGCGCTCAGCCTTTCAGAAACGCAG GTGAAGACGTGGTTCCAGAACCGGCGTATGAAGCACAAGAAGCAGCTGAGGAAAGCCCAGGACGAGCGCAGATCGGCGGACAACTCCAGCGAGAACGAACTGGCCGAGAAGAGCGCCGAGGAGCTCCAACGTCCTCTGGAGCAGGACACATATTTGCTGGAAGAAAACGACGACGACGTGGATATCGAGGATGATATTTGCTCTCCGGATCATCTTTTATAG